Below is a window of Acanthochromis polyacanthus isolate Apoly-LR-REF ecotype Palm Island chromosome 15, KAUST_Apoly_ChrSc, whole genome shotgun sequence DNA.
AGGAGGAGAGCTGACCTCCTGCCGACCTGGAAATGAGAAGAGGAAGTAGGTTGTTGTTTGTTATCAGCCTCCACAACCCTGAGATGAAACCAGTGACTCTGAAGATGCAGGGAATGATCAGAGATGGATAAAAGCTCAAGTAAAAACCTCCTTCTAGAATTATAAAGTCAGTGCCACTTTTccacacacaataaaacacaactaCGCCTGGTTTGTGTCCAACGAGAAGCTAGTTTTGGGGGTTATTCTACATTTCTCCTGCCCCCAAAGTCATCTTTCATCTGTTAGGTATCAAGTAAGGACACAAAATCCGGTTTATATGACTTCCACAATGTACATAAACTACTGtccaaaggtttggggtcaaaCTAAccctatattagctaaagttgataTTACTAGTTAAAGCTGCTTGAAAATTACTTAAAGGTGCTCTAAAGGAATAAAAGTTGTTCTATAATagtcaaagttgctctatattagttaaagttgctctaaaggaaTGAAAGTTGCACTATAATTGTtcaagttgctctaaatgagttaaagttgctctaaaggagtcagagttgctctataatagttaaagttgctctgtaatTGTTAAAGGTgacctacactactgttcaaaagtttgggcttccatttccagctagaacagtcatttaccagaTTAACAAAGTCTAGaatggatttctgattcatttaatgctatcttcattgaaaaacaaatgcttttctttcaaaaataaggacatttctaagtgaccccaaactcttgAACAGTGGTGCATGTTGAGAACTAACATATAAAACTAAAAGTAGAATAAAAGCAGATGcacaaaaaactgctttttgtcCATGAAAAGGCTTAAAGATTCATCTCTGTTATGGAAACATCCAAGCAAACGTGCCCAGTCAAGTAATTAGGCTCTTCAGCTGTTATTTTAGCCTTTTAAACTACTTAGCAATACATaaaatatactttttaaaaaaaaagaaaatagaaagcaagaacaaaatgtaaattctGCACTAGCTGATCATTAACAGGCCGACTGGTTCGTCAACATGTTCTCATCCAACCAAATTCTCATTAATGGGTAAACCTCCAGAGCTACTTTAATGAGGAGAAAAGCTCTACATCAACAGACTTTCAAGATTTAATCATTATTTTCGGTCACAGCAGGGACAGATTAAAGCACCTCACAACTCTGTCTGCCACAGTTTAGGTTTTGGGTTTGGTTAAACTTCACCAAACTCAGATAAGTCGCACAAGGACGATGAAAAGGCTCAATATCCAGCaattctttattgttttttggatTTCTGCCTCTGATAAATGGGATAATATTTGCAGTTTTGTAGGGGCAGCATGCCTTTCAAAGCTGCTAGCAGGTTTTAAAGGTTCAGAGTGTGAATTACTGGTAGCAATTAAATCactaaaatcagaaaaaacaaactaaataccaaacaaaacaaaagaggaagcccTACTGGGATCACTCTGCAGCAAAGAAATGCACCACACATGGAGGGAAACTAGTAAACCCACTGCAGCGACTGAGTGGAAGGAGAAAGAGTCACATGTTGAGCGATGAATTAAACATGACGACAACATGGAGGTCAGACAGACGACACACGAGTCCTGCATgattcagagcagcagcaggttatCTGGTCCGTTAGAGGACGGTTCCTGCTGAGCAACGAGCCTTCTAACAACCACATCTGATGAGCAGTGGCTGGTTTTCTGCTCTAAAACTGAAGCCACTTTCAGGAAAACTAGGAAACGTGCGAAAGAACAACTACACATCTAAAACAGGTCTCCTACAGAACTCAACAtttctgaggttttagtttttgttgatttacagTTGATCACAGGTCCGCATAAGATGAAGTCTGGGTCCATTTAGTGACCGGGGATCTAGGATGTAGTGGATTAAACAAAGCCTCTATTCAGAGAACCGAATATTCCTCAAAGAATTTTCgtaacaagacgacatggtcatcaatatcccccgccacatgtgatgtctatgagtctatatccaaaatagtgatcaagggccataactgtGTTAAAtgttatcgcacaggtctctttttcgaacttgatcaaggtgtccatggtgtgaagctacacactaaatttcgtaatcctagctgtaatagtttccgagaaaagctgtccccttcatcttggacggacggacggacggatggacggacggacgccaaacctatatcccccttttccacttcgtggaggcgggggataataaaccAACTCTAATAACTCGAGGAATCATTTCAGTCCGTCTCAGAAACTGCTAGTTTCTAACCGGACGCCTCGTTTTTTTTTAGTCCTGTAACAGAGAGGTACTGACCTGCTTTTAGTGATTCTGTGGGGTCCGTTATCCGTTTGATGCTGGTGCTGCTGAGGACACAAACAGTAAAAGGTCAGCTTTAAGGCAGCACTTACTAAAGCAGTCACAGGAAAACCTCCTAATTAAACCAGTCACAGTAAACTGGACCATCCAGGCCAGCAGAGCGTCGACCCAGGAGCCACAAGGTTTAATGGATTCATGGCTCCATATGAAGGGGCTgctaatatttcatgttttaaagtcACAGTGCTCAGTTACAACattacaaagagacagaaaactgtgtctcaaaatgacaaaaaggaaacaaaaaactacTAGGAagtgacacagaatgaccaaaaaataccattagtgaccacaaagacataaagacaaaagagagacacaaacacaaaaccacaagagacacaaaataacccaaaacaaacacaaaaagaaactcaaagtaacttcagagacaaaaatactgcagagacataaaaaaacaaaaaaaaatcacacaaaaggagacgtgaaattgaaaaaaacgaaattaagacattaaaataatctgaaaacggacacaaaacaaccctctttttcctccttccttcctcatcctcatcttcttcctcttcctcctccccccactcttcttcaaaatgactccatAAACTCAAACCAGAAACCTCTCAGTTAAAACAAAAGTGActgaaaagtgacacaaaacaaccatgaagccTCAACCTGATGGACAATAAACACAGAATAACTAATGTtgtgtgtttaatttgtttgtttcaccaaacaaccaaaacaagtcataataaacacgctccgcttaaaacatcccccgccgtATATATAGTGCCTGGACGTGCAAGATAACCTATAGTGGACGATACAccaacaaaatgatacatcatgactacaataaaaataatcaggtcaaggtcatgcaccccaaaaggcagaTTTACTtcaccaacaggcttagtgtgcgcaatatgaatgaaatccctcaagtagtttctgagatatgatcCGGAAACAAAAAAGTCTTTGAAGTGCgtcactatgaccttgaaaatcaggtcgaggtcatacaccccaaaaggcacatctacactacgtagagatggcctgggtgcaatatgaatgaaatccctcaagtagttcctgagatatgctccggaaacgaaatgcgaacatacggacggacatacggacgcCAATATCCCCCTTCGTGCCTATGGCacggcgggggataaaaagcCGCTCAGCgatccacagaaacacaaacaggccCACACAGCAGCACCCAGCTCGTTGTCGTACCTTGTAGTGGTTGCACTGAGGCGGGCTGCCGTTCACCTGGTAATACTCCACCAGCCTCTCGGCCAGAGCGATGCGTCTCAGAAGGTTCTCAATGAAGCGCTGGATTCGAACTTTGCCGCACGTCTCCTGTCGAGCTGCCGCCTCCAGAAACTTCTGGATGGTTAAAACCTCCCTGCAGAGCAAAGACGATCAGCCGGTTGGATGGAAGGTTCATGTCACAGTAAGAACACCAGAACCCACAATGCATCTGGACAGGAGAACAGGAAGTGTGTGCTACTCGCCTCTCTCGTCTCTCCAGCTCGTTCTCCGAGGCGTTGAGCTGCTCTCTCAGCGCCGCTATCACCATGACAGCCACGTCCACCTGCCGGCTCAGCGACCGCTCCCTGTCGGCCACTTCCTGCCTCTCCTGGGCCAGATGCTGCGAGTGAGCACGCTCACACAGCAGCTCCGTGTCCGTCTGCGCTAACTCGGTGCTAACTTTAGCCAGGCGGCGCTGCATGGTGCTGTCGGCCGCCCGCAGGATGCTGGCCAGCCGCCGGCGGACTGCAGCCGAAGCCGCCGCCGTCTCCAAACCAGAGTAGGAGTTCTGCTCTAGTGGACACAGAGAAGACAAGTTAGACAACATTTAGCACTGGAAGAACGACTACTGATGCTACATGTCACCAGAAAGAAACTGGGTCCTAAAGAATCTAAATGTTGTCTGTCTCTATTagtcactttgtgtgtttttggggttgttttgtgtttatttccagTCAAGTCCTTATATCACTTTGTGGCTTTTGGTGGTCCATCACTAAgtttttgtggcagttttgtgtctttttcagtcACTTGGGATGTCTTTGTTgtaaaactgtgacaaaaagagacacaaataaccacaaacagactcaaagtgacacaaaatggcaaaagaaaattacacaaaatgaccaaaatgagactgaaaatgaaagaaaacaaacacaaagagacacaaaataatcaaaaggaCACTGGAAACAttcataaagacagaaaacaacccaaaaaaccttcaatgaccacagagattcaaatgaaacacaaaaaaccccacaaagagacacaaaacaatagaaaaacaccaaaaaaagtatagaaaattgacacaaaacaaccacaaaactaTATGCAAGTACTACAAAGCATCAAGTTTTTGTTGTAATTGaaagttttttgtcattttgtgtcatcttttggtcattttcagtcacattgAGGGAATTCCGTGTCTCTGgcggttttgtgtttctttgtaatcACCTCTTTTAGGtcatttcagtcagtttttgtgtttgttttgttttgaggcTTTCcattattttaagtttttgtggttgttttgtgtctttttcagtcattttggatgtcTTTGTTGGAAAACTggaacacacagagacacaagtaaccaaaaacacactcaaagtgactgaaaaaagacacaaaacaaacacaaatgacaaaaataaagatacAAAACGACCAAACAAGACCTtcagtgaccacaaagagatccaaatgaacacacaaagagctgcaaaaacaccaaaaagaacTTAtggaaaagagacacaaaacaaccaaaaagctTTATAAATACTACAAACCTCAAGTTTATGTTGTAACTGAaacttttttttggccttttgtatcgtcttttggttatttttagtcacttttaGGGAATTTCTTCGTAATCGTCTCTTTTGGGtcatttcagtcagttttattttgcttttttgtggatttctggtgtttgttttccatcagttgaagtttttgtggttgttttgtgtctttttcagtcactttggaTGTCTTTGTTGTAAAACTGgaacacaaagaggcacaaaaaatcaaaaacagatttaaactgactgaaaaaagacaaaacaaacacaaaatgacaaaaaagtacatAAAATGACCATAGTGAGACTGAAATtctataaaacaaacacaaagacacactgaaaacaatcaaagacacaaaatgacaaaaataaccttcaatgaccacaaagagattcaaatgaaacacaaaacaaaccacaaagagacacaaaaacaatagaaaaacaccagaaaatgactgaagagagacacaaaatgaccacacactataaacagggatgggatcagcaagttctgattccagcggaaagttgttggggggggggggggggggttatttgtgcggcggcggcgcagcgacttccaatcgctgggccgtttacaatcgtcgttaacaagctatcgttaacgtcgttaccatctcgcgggagtatcagcgacaataaagtgttcaaacttgaaatcgCTGGAAATCGGCGGAcccgcggaaaattcccatccctggactctacacttcatggtgattcgattacagtactgtacaagactgctctcactgagtggcagctagcattcagcacggtggatattagcagccgtccgatattacgactcgccgaccataaacatacctcacccccaaaaaaaattttctcctcgaatttagacgattcacaagaatgaccctggcaatgataaaatccgcggaattccgcggaaaattctcatccctgtATAAAGCATCAAATTTTTGTTgtaattaaaagtttttttgCCAACTTGTATCGTCTTTTGgttattttcagtcactttttggGAATTTTAGGTATCAGGTGGTTTCGTGTTTCTTTGTAATCGTCTCTTTTAGGtcatttcagtcagttttaatctttttgtggttgttttgttttgaggcTCTATGGcttttttaataatttggtggatttttgatgtttcttttccatcattttaggtttttgtggtgctttgtgtctttctttagTGACTTTGGAAGTCTTTGTTGTAAAACtggaacacaaagagacacaaaaaaccaaaaacacactcaaagtgactgaaaaaatacacaaaacaaacacaaaatgacaaaaaagaaggaCCCAGCagaagacaaagacacaaaatgaccaaagtgagactgaaaattatgtaaaacaaagagacacaaattgaaccataaaacaaccacaagatgacacaaaaacactaaataaataccaagaaatgatggaaaagaaacaaaatgaccacaaagttatgaaaataaacaaactcagtggatttttggtgtttctttTCCATTATTCTaagtttttgtggttgttttgtgtctttttcagtcattttgaatctCTTTGTTAACACTAAAAggtatttttgttgtcattttgtgttgtcttgtgtgtcttttagaggattgtgtctcattgtggtcgttgtgtctctctctgttgtcGTTTTCAGTCTCTTTTAGGCTGttagtatttttgttttcttcttttggtCAGTTTCTCTCTTGAAGAACCTCAAACAGAGGTCCAGTGGTTTCCTTCTGAAGCTTTGAGGATTATTGATgcgacataaaaacacaaactggaaCGCACCGACCAGGTCCAAGTCCAGGTCCAGGTCTGGGTCTGGTGGGGGTCCCAGGGGAGCCAGGGGAGGGAaggggaggtggtggtggttgaTGTGGTGGTggtctgacttcctgttggacatttttaaatcctCCTCAGTTCTGCTTCCAGCTCTCTCTTCCCTATCAtcgtcctcctcttcttcatctgcCACATCTTCATCCTCGGTCCCCGCCTCCTCTtcatcgtcctcctcctcctcggcctgcgTCCCCACCCCGACGCTCTGGGTCCTCCT
It encodes the following:
- the znf365 gene encoding protein ZNF365 isoform X3, which translates into the protein MQQKLCSRGSGSFLLERNGQACGAVTDSSASCDLPFRCPRCGEQERFRSLASLRAHLEYRHSYRSPDVVTGGFSITGKLPDPLTAAIPWHDMSLPTRRGQQSAARPPHIRSLSDSRDSGYLPSYSSVRRRTQSVGVGTQAEEEEDDEEEAGTEDEDVADEEEEDDDREERAGSRTEEDLKMSNRKSDHHHINHHHLPFPPLAPLGPPPDPDLDLDLDLVEQNSYSGLETAAASAAVRRRLASILRAADSTMQRRLAKVSTELAQTDTELLCERAHSQHLAQERQEVADRERSLSRQVDVAVMVIAALREQLNASENELERREREVLTIQKFLEAAARQETCGKVRIQRFIENLLRRIALAERLVEYYQVNGSPPQCNHYKHQHQTDNGPHRITKSRSAGGQLSSSGFLDNRTPSSSQFGRHPSSKPGGDREREREHRERLAQSSRLFCRPEHRDDIWNHQRRRSTGYEA
- the znf365 gene encoding protein ZNF365 isoform X2, encoding MQQKLCSRGSGSFLLERNGQACGAVTDSSASCDLPFRCPRCGEQERFRSLASLRAHLEYRHSYRSPDVVTGGFSITGKLPDPLTAAIPWHDMSLPTRRGQQSAARPPHIRSLSDSRDSGYLPSYSSVRRRTQSVGVGTQAEEEEDDEEEAGTEDEDVADEEEEDDDREERAGSRTEEDLKMSNRKSDHHHINHHHLPFPPLAPLGPPPDPDLDLDLDLVEQNSYSGLETAAASAAVRRRLASILRAADSTMQRRLAKVSTELAQTDTELLCERAHSQHLAQERQEVADRERSLSRQVDVAVMVIAALREQLNASENELERRERRVLTIQKFLEAAARQETCGKVRIQRFIENLLRRIALAERLVEYYQVNGSPPQCNHYKQHQHQTDNGPHRITKSRSAGGQLSSSGFLDNRTPSSSQFGRHPSSKPGGDREREREHRERLAQSSRLFCRPEHRDDIWNHQRRRSTGYEA
- the znf365 gene encoding protein ZNF365 isoform X1, which codes for MQQKLCSRGSGSFLLERNGQACGAVTDSSASCDLPFRCPRCGEQERFRSLASLRAHLEYRHSYRSPDVVTGGFSITGKLPDPLTAAIPWHDMSLPTRRGQQSAARPPHIRSLSDSRDSGYLPSYSSVRRRTQSVGVGTQAEEEEDDEEEAGTEDEDVADEEEEDDDREERAGSRTEEDLKMSNRKSDHHHINHHHLPFPPLAPLGPPPDPDLDLDLDLVEQNSYSGLETAAASAAVRRRLASILRAADSTMQRRLAKVSTELAQTDTELLCERAHSQHLAQERQEVADRERSLSRQVDVAVMVIAALREQLNASENELERREREVLTIQKFLEAAARQETCGKVRIQRFIENLLRRIALAERLVEYYQVNGSPPQCNHYKQHQHQTDNGPHRITKSRSAGGQLSSSGFLDNRTPSSSQFGRHPSSKPGGDREREREHRERLAQSSRLFCRPEHRDDIWNHQRRRSTGYEA